The following DNA comes from Ictalurus punctatus breed USDA103 chromosome 19, Coco_2.0, whole genome shotgun sequence.
TGAGGACTTTGCCACAGCCCCACCGAACAAAAAAGCTCGAGCTTCTGTTAAGGAATGTCAGCAAGACAAGCCCAGGAAAAATGAAACGATTGATTCAACAGCTAAAGCACGCAAGGAGAGGTAACCTTTCTTTCATCCTTGATTAACCTAACGCTATGAAACATTCCATAGTGCGGCGGTTTGAAGATCATGTTTCCCGGCAGTGCAAAATACCGCTAAGTTATGTCAATTTGTGTTTCAGAGTGTCTCTGGATGAAAAACTGTATGAGAGAGATTTAGAAACTGCTCTCATCCTGTCTCAGCTCCAGTCTGCAGGGACGTTTGGACAGCCACCTAGCAATAGTCTAGGTGTGTACATGGTATCATGTTGATGAAACTTTTGATAGACTAAAGTATCTTAGTCAAATGAATGTAGTTGTGTTCATTCACTGATTTTAATAAACACTAtctatgtttatttttcttctgccctgaagATGGAAAGTCAGAACGCTGTGAAGATGTACCTCCAATGCTGACACACTTCAGTGTTGATGGCAGCTGCTTTGGTAATacacagtccatacaggattatttatgttttgtggccaaaaatgctcaatTTTtactgcggcttttttcaaaatttgcaacgCGACTTGCGcattttttgtggaaaactaatTGAATTAGTAGTCGCAATTGAGATTACAATTGCacacagtctttcacagtgatgcttgttggtaaatgagaccttttagatgTACTCATGCTCGACGAATGTGACCGTAGATTcgtggcccaaatctgcgggaAAATCCGCAGTAATTTTGCGGCGTtcccttgattttgcgttcgcAAAATCCTGACGGATTGAACACATGATTCCGTATTTGTATTCGGAAATAGTTTTGCCGCAACTAaccgttttaaaaaaaaaatttatttgtttCAAGACGATAAAAAGCCTTCAAGCCACGCTTCTGAAGAATCGCCCCCTGTGCTGTCAAACTGTAGCGTGGACGTCACCTGCTTGGGTAAGTCACACTTCTGAGTTCACAGGACACTTCCTGGTCACTAGTTCAAGCTTCACATTCTAAGAAATATGATAATTGAATGGCTATCTACTGGCTATCTGGGAGGGGGGGTAGCATTTGCATACAAGTTCCTTTTACTTTCCCCAAAAGtcccataattctgttcacTGAAAGCGAGTAGAACTTGAACGTTGAATTGAAATGAACCTTGCTGCCCTATAACCTTAGGATTAGATCAGATCAGCAGCGAGCAGACGCCCTCATCTGCCGTATGCACTAAGAGAAAGCCCCAAAAAGCGACCGAGCAACAGCAGTGTGCTTCACAGGCCGTGAAGGAGAACAAAGAGGACGAAGACTACAGACCTCAGAACACACCCGGTACATCAACCCACTCAATTAGCCTTCTCAGTATGGTGTTTGTGCTGAGAAGTGCAGGGCTTCTGTTGTAATGTATAGTCGCTCGATTTAATGCTGCTCTGTCCTGTATGTATCCAGAGAGTGACTCCGAGTTCAGTGACCTGGACGAGAGTGAGGATGAAGAATACACAGTGAAGAGGAAGCGAGAGAAAACGAAAAAGGCtaagagcgagagaaagacatCCCCCAAAGCTGCTAAGAAAGAGAAGAAGCAAACGAAACAGGCTAAAACCAAACCGGTGTCCAGAGGTTTGTacacgttttttgtttgttttttttaataatgagaTCTCAACCTAAGTCAAGGGCAGACAAATCACTAGTGAAGGGGGCGGGGACAAGCTGATGTTATGTTTGggctgtatgtgtatatttgtgtcaGCACAGGGGCGGACCTAGGAAAAATATCAGAATGGGGCCCTATTCAGCTGGGGTTGGGGGAGGGGACTATTGTATTGATGCTGCCGAAATAACAGCGATATGATTCATTCCAGTGTTTTAACATTAATACATCAATTTTTAAGGGGCCCTTGGCTTCCGGGGGCCCAAGGCGGTTGCCTGCCATTGCTTAGTGCTTAGTCCGTCCCCGGCATCAACACCGCTGTGAAGCGCAAGTCAAAGTGTGTAACTATAACACGTGCTTCTGACGCCCTCCGTCTCCTGCGCTACACACAATGGCGAAGGTGGGATCTAGCTGACGGTAGAACGGCAGGAAAAATTATACAAGGGGGGAATTAGATTATGATAATCAGAACCATCCACATCAGTCTGTCTTAGCACTTGAGATAAATGTCAGTCATGGCACTTACTGAACAAGAGCCCTATCATCACTCTGGCCTCGACTGATCACACTGAATGGCTACACTTTCCGTTTCTggcggtcaggtgtccacatacttttggctctATCTTGTGTCATCAGTGACTTGTACTCAGGACGTAACAGATAACTGATTTgcatttgatatatatatatatatatatatatatatatatatatatatatatatatatatatatatatatatatatatatatatacatatagatagatagatatctcaaatatttatatatatatatatatatatatatatatatatatagatagatagatagatagatatctcaaatatttttttatatatatatatatatatatatatattttatatatatttatatttatatatatatatatatatatatatatattatataatatttttatttttatttttatttttcctcttctaAGGTAAAAACACAGCACTCGGCAGTCCAGGAGTCAGGAATCCAGCTGCTGCTCAACCCCTCTCCGCACTGAACAGAACTCCCACCACTCCTCCTGTGTCTAAATCTGCTCTCCATACCAGTCCCGGCGAGGGCAGAATGCCCAAGTGGACTCCTCCTGGTAAGGCGTGTGTGAAGAACCTGTAGGCAGACGACTTCTTTAAAGTGAATGTGGCACAGTTGATCAAAATCATGTAGAGACCTCAGCTGCATAGAGAGGCTTTCTCTACAATGGATGTGTCTCAGTGTCTGTCTGAATGCGCAGCAGGTCATTCAGTTTTAGCTCCTGAGCCCTGACACACAAACCACCTAGCAGTTGaaaaccttttatttttatttatttattttttttaaatcctctgCTTTTTATTCTCTAATCTTTATGTTGTCcacgtcccaacttttctgagacgtgttgcagccatcgaattcaaaatgaccttattttttccttataatggtacatttcctcagtttaaacatttgaaatgtttgtttttatttacgttttacaCAACGTCCCAACTGTTTTTAGAATTGGGGTTATACACAGCAAGCAGATGATTTGCTCTAAAAATGTTTGTAGGAATCAAAATACTGCGTATCAATTCATATGTCTGAGACCATAAGCAAACaatctgttcatttatttttcactgaatGTTATCAGGTCTGCTAGGAAGGAGCCCTAGCTCATGTCAGAGTCCTGCCATGAAGTCGCCTGGACTTGGTCTACGATTAGGACTGTCCCGCCTGGCTCGAGTAAAACCCCTGCATCCCAATGCAGAAGCACATTAGAAACTGTAtgctttgtttttaattaaataaataaataaataaatccattataTTGAACATGATCTGTATAGCTaatgtcttctttttctttctcactgtcttaactttttttttttaattgaaaaacaTCCAATCGACATActttgctgtgttttatttgtctttgtgTATTTGTTGTGTGGTGAGAATTAAAGCTGTAAATGAAACCCTTGTCACGTTTCAGTCGAGGTCTCTCAATTTGTAGGCTGCACACTTGTTAAAATGGGAGCTGGGAACTAAAATACATTTGAACCCTTCGAGCAAAATGAATGGATTGCTCCAAATTGAATCAAAAGACTCGAAAGCTGGGTTTCACACAGAATTCAGACGGTTGAAACACGCGGCACAAACTGACCACTTGAATGAAAacgtattactttttttttttttttttttttcgtgttcTGTCTCTTACAGAAGTTAGATTTTTGTTGATTTATAAAGACGTAATTACTGTTAGGTTAATTGGCTTGTTCACGCACAGTAGAAacggcatacaaagacattctagacaattgtgtacAGGGCTTTTTCTATCTACgctccttccctttggaactCTCGTCCTCTTGAACTttgggaagctcagacctttgacatttttaaagctcaactcaagacacacttttttaaagttGCATTTGAACATGTctactttttattattgttgttattttttataattttttttccatgtactgcttattttgtgtacagcgctttaagaagctgcttttaaaggcactcaataaaataaagtttattattattattatttgtctcactaaaatatttttttatatatatttaacactgaaaaggagaaataaatctttttttttttcttttttttttttaaagatttaagaTTAACTACAAAATTCAGCTGTGTCCAGTCACTTTggaaatagtttttattttaattt
Coding sequences within:
- the rad51ap1 gene encoding RAD51-associated protein 1; amino-acid sequence: MERPSRNKKAISYSDFLDDDDDEDFATAPPNKKARASVKECQQDKPRKNETIDSTAKARKERVSLDEKLYERDLETALILSQLQSAGTFGQPPSNSLDGKSERCEDVPPMLTHFSVDGSCFDDKKPSSHASEESPPVLSNCSVDVTCLGLDQISSEQTPSSAVCTKRKPQKATEQQQCASQAVKENKEDEDYRPQNTPESDSEFSDLDESEDEEYTVKRKREKTKKAKSERKTSPKAAKKEKKQTKQAKTKPVSRGKNTALGSPGVRNPAAAQPLSALNRTPTTPPVSKSALHTSPGEGRMPKWTPPGLLGRSPSSCQSPAMKSPGLGLRLGLSRLARVKPLHPNAEAH